ATCATATATTTCCTTAACATGAAACCAATTacgctagtcgccactggtGTTAATCGattaaacaattacgaattcaatcaattaatctggctgtagattattaggttaattcgaatatcgaacccttgatattcaaataacaaaacaatcataagAAGTTAAACCAGAAAACGTACAAAcactaataaataaaagaaataaataaaaataattcgaTCTTACAGATGTTTGGAACCTCGTCTTCAAGTTGGCCTTCGACTAGAAGTATGAAGTTAGTTCTCTATTAATAGAGAACAAGCCATCCCAAAAGATAATCTAATTCGGCAGCGTACAATTGTCTTCCTCTCTATCGGtcaagaaaaacaagaataatTATACTTTGTTCCTAAGCAAGAGCTATATGCCGAATTGCTTAATTGATTGGTTTCCTAATACCAATCAAATTCCTAAAGAGTTTCCTATTACAATTCAATTTCCTAAAAACTCTCGCCATTACTTGAGACTGATGTGGAATGCAAAGAAAATGGAAACTTCAGCAGCTGTCAAGTTTTGAAATTTGACTTGGATTGGGAAATTGCCTAACATAAATCCCAACTTTCTAGCCTTGAATGTGGGTCCCGAAGTACCACCAtcaaattaattgaaaaattgCCACTTTTAATCAGGTTTTGCTTTTCCTACAATTagcaccattaaccaaatataagtagaatccgataattaaaataatatttgactAAAATCAAGGGAAggataattataaatttagcaacaaattataACATATCACCAACTCTATCGAGATGGCTAATCATGATATATATGACAACATTCTTTCTGCTTTCCTATTTCCAGAGGGGGTACATGTATGGAATGGTCATCATTCCCAGCAAATTCATTAGCCATTACATGAAATGACTTTAAAGTAGCGTGAGCAGTATTTTCTAGCATTCAAGCCAGTGGCGGAACCAGAAAAAATTTTTAGTGGGGGCAAAAGtaactctaaaattttttacctatttttttttagttttttaagaaaaaaatattcaccaacaagtacaaatgatgcatgtagacaccaaatttttggtgttttattatttttttatctgttctatttttatttttcacaattagttttatttacttttagttttagttattttagccattttagcgtagaatttctcaaaggaaaaagaaaagtgttcaaaaaatatgttttagttgtttttagtttcattattcaaaaataaaaaaaaattgaaaaattgaaaaattgaaaaattgaaaaatgaagaaaaggaaggaaaaattgCAACTTTAATTGTTTATTGCttctagtttgtttatttttgacTAAATGTTTCTTAAGTTagtgtttttctttatttaaatatcatttttcatttttttgtattgtattaagttattaaaaaaaaaaaagaagatacgcgacttgcaagctgcgtttttcgcagcttgcaaggaagggctttgggcagcccttggctgcaaatacagAAGAAGTGGCTGGGTGTTTAGGGTTGGTATGGCtcccatataaaaagaaaagcagCAAGACAGCCGCAAGGGGGGGGGAAAAGAGATAGAAacacaagaaaaaggaaaaaaagaaaaacagccgAGAGATAAAAAAGGGGGCGGCTGAGATTGGAAAGGAGAGGGTTTTTGGGAGTGGAGGACTGCGTAAAAGCTGAGTGAAAAGGCTGAGAGAGCAATAGGGATCCGAGAGGAAGAAACAcagaaaagggaaaggaaagtGGACGGATAGAAGGAACCATCTGGGAGCTCTTGGAGGTAGAGGAAGGCCTGAGAAACAGCGGAAGGGAGAAAACGTTGCAGGTCTTCATCAGTAGTTGAATCCACTCGTCTTACCAGGAGGTAATTTTTCCCATTCATTTGCTTTCTGCACGGTGTGTTCTTCTTTGGTTGTGTAGTTCCACTCCCCTGTTATAGCTTTGACGTTGGCAGTGGTAGGAAGTGCTGTGTTGGTTCGAAAGATTACATCTTTGGTTGATTTTTGTTAGTTGTGTGCTTTGAGTGTCATGGTTGTGAAGCCACAGAACGTTATCCCAAATTTTTGCATGACCTTGTTTGGGTTTTAATGTACAAATGGTGACTTGCAATGAGGAGATTAGGAACTATGTAGGATCTTCATGAGCGAACTTGGTTTTAGTTAGCTTTTTCTGCAATTCAATTCTTCTGTCTCATTTACGTGCTCAGCATCGACCACTGATGAATTGTTTTAGGAGTCTTTTTACAGATTTCTCTTTGATAAACCCATGAGGTTTGTAGGAATCATAGGGTGGTTCTGTTGGTGCTTTAAAGCGTGCCGCAACATGTCATTTGTTTTTTTTGCCCATCGCTGCGTTTTAGCGCATTAGCTGGAGTTTGGCGtcttctttgctgcatttttttgggTTTCCTTATTGCTAAAATTGATGCCTGGAACCTGTTGTGCTCTTGGTGCATAAATGGTTAGTTTAATGCATGTTTCAACGGTTTAATTATACATGAGCTTGTCGCTGCAAAATTCTGCAACAAAGGCAAAaggaaattgcatttttctgttcTGTTTTTCTGTCTCGTGGTTGCTCCCCAAGTCTTTGCACCTAAGTTGCATGTTTAATTTGTGTTGAGGGCAAGGAATGGAATGATTCAGTGCTGGGTTGGGGTGTTTGAAGTCTCAAAAAACACTTGCATCGCATTCACTGCTTGCTGGAAAATAAACCATCAGGTCACCGAGCCATTTTGCATGCGTTTTTCCAGAATATTTGCGTGACATCTTCCCTAGTTTTCTAGCCATTTGGATTGTAATCATTATGTGGCCTGTTACTTGGGTTAAGTGTGATGTTGAATTGAAACATATCTAGTGAAAGCTGTGCTTTGAatcaaaaatctggtttgcatgataaaaatgaaaagaaatgccGTGGCTAGAATTTGCTGAATGCATGGGATTCTTTGTGTCTTTGCATcagttttcttttatatttgggtttgtttaaattttgaaattgtgtTATAATGCTTAGATTAGCTttgaatgtttggttgaaagattTTGATCAAAAATTAGTGTTGAGGTTGATATCCTTGCAAGGAAAAAGATTTGCAGCAAGCTGTGAAGCAAAGTGGAAGCATGTTTCATTGCTATAGTTGCAGAAGTTTAATACTTCCGTAGCCTTTTGCATGGGTTTTGCATggataattttccagaaattgcattccaaccccCCTAGTTTCCCATTgattcactatggcccaattagTGGAATAATTTAATCAATCTTGTCATTCTAGAATCTTAATTGCACTTGGTATGATTTGACATGATTTTGGGTAAGACGTTTAAGGATTTTAGGATGCATTTTGTGGTTCAATAAGTTTTTATAGTTTTTTTTAGCTTGGATTTGTGTTCTAATCAcattttgcatttgattttaataGGTCGCATCTTAAGACAtcaattttagtattttattttactctctttcaaaaattttcagtcCTTCTAATTAAGTCCCTCTTGCTTTAATTTCTTGTACATGGTTGGTTTGTTTATGTGAATACTTTAGTTGACTCAACTTagtgtttaactttcatttttcatatttaatttttgtttcatgtgattattttgatagtttaagtggtaccttgacctttttattattttggagggtaaattagtaagttcacttcattagggcgtcaattcaagggaggtacactctatccctcatttgcactacatttgaccctacgtgctcctacgtgttatgtgaatatgcatgtctatttcgctttccttgcctttccttaattccttgcatttatttcatttgcgtttacttttatttaagtatttcattatggggtatgtgtacacctcttggcttgtaatagataggacttGGCgggcaatttggtccattttccccttccccttttgttttagttagcaaatgtaatagttaaagccttaattgccttatgtgtcttgcatgcttagttgctacgtgttaatgtgctttattaggctcttgcatttagtcgagcatgttaagtgttatgtgctatgtgtttataagtgattcgcatgtctactcgctttttatagttatgaatgaatgtgatggatgaatggacgtcaccacactagtccaatgctagtagtgGCCCTTTttccgtcaccacactagtccaacgctagttgtggttctttgttccgtttccactagttcaatgctagtggaaaatttttagaaaaggctagtccaatgctagacctttAGGAcccctttcgttagtgcatatttgcatgttcactacattttcatgcatttttcttagtttctaTCATTTAGCATGCTCCTCTAGTCCCTTCCCTCTCactttaggtttttgcatctcatgctaggtatagtgtacatttgcctgagagtccccttaaatatgggatatagacgagtgtggctttttctaagccttagcacgcttgtattccctctataaaagggaaaattgagtcacgatttaggtctccccgtgccCAATATGCATGCATTCCCTAGGATCATGCACTTTCAATCCATCCTATCATTTTATATcctcattacactttcatttttcctcccatttgcacacgtgcacctttatatcccttcacttgcacacgagcacttttatcttcatttgcacaccgacaCTTTCACACTTTTCTCTAAATTGCATATATGCATTTTGCCCACTTGCACTTGGAGTATATTTTTGCGTTCAAAGACATTTTTTGCACACCCCtcatattttctttccttgtttgagcattccacttgcattattcgtgacttcttcgaagagtttTATTGGGTGTCACATTTAATGTGATTAGTACCAAGTAAGCTCCGAAGATACATTTCAaccccccatgtccccctaggtctaggttttttgcattcatatagtcatatccaacatgcgatacatactttgggtaggaaaattaggaaaggtagggctaaatcacgcaactagccttggctaggtcgaaggggtgccttggttctttatccttgccttccccttcgtcaaatgtgactcccgatccctgtttttggttacgtagacccaaaggTTCttcaaaagggtttatttaccttttttattaaaaaacaaaaatcatttttgggtgacttggtacaccctaactctataccaagtggcgactccattttttatacaaaaacccttttgaactttgtttggccaaatcgtcgcattctcaagtcccatggccttttacttttcattttacacacgttcacattccactactcacacaccacactatcaaaaagtggggcgcgacaatgcatatatttcatgaaaaacatcaaaagacaaactcaaaaatattaatgtaataataattttatttcaaaagcaaactaaaccatttacaattgctcatgacaagttttcatattttgataacggtttacaacctttttattttgaatttcacgaagtatatttttctcaatataagtaactaaacaATTATTGATCCAAGTGTCTTCCATTATATTTTGTAACCAATCCTTCACTATATTCATCATTGAAAAAACCCTTTCTACAATAACTGTAACAACAGGTAAAATCAAAGACAACTTTAAAAACATATAAATCAATAGATACACAAAACTCTAGGGGACACTCttgaaattacatcaaatttttataGGTATTATAGAAATTTAAGGGGGTAGTGAAGGCCTATAAACCAATAGATACACAAAACTTCAGGTGGCACAATTGAAATTATATCAAATTTTTATAGGTATCATAGAAATTTAAGGGGCAGTAGGGGCCCATGGCCCCAGTGTAAATCTGCCACTGATTCAAGCACTTAACAGGATAATTCAACTCGTATGCAACAAGAATGCTATAtgtacaagttcatttctttagTTCTCTTCTTCTGTTAAGGAGTGATGATGGAAGGGTGCGCTGTTGCCAGGCgtcaaacctgtgcaataataaatacctgctcaaataaaatacaaattctgtatatagcggtaagcagggtcgaatccacagggactggggataatttaatttcttctcaagttccagatatgggggtttttgaaaatgagagtaactaaattatttggaataaaataaaataaaataactacaactcaattaactaattatcacaataaaaataataatggacgaactctagccaagagacaacttcggagatggttcacttaattcgatcacggatgcaaggattattccagttactatctgataaattagttatagttgtcatacacgcgataaacaaccaactcttcctcaatttgtcgatagccaaggtacgaccgttgactatttctctaatcagaAAATAACCCTAGATACGACCATAGAACTtcaattccctaattgcatgaataattagaagagcctaattctaaccaatcaacacgctacgagggtctctttaagttagcctgtctatctccctgacacaaacccaatcatgccagttgccaccagtttagaataattaaacaattacggatttaactaccctaattggcttcaggttattgaattaatctagaatccgggccctggataatcgaataataaaacaaccatatgaacataaagcagaagatagacaaataccagtgaataatagaaataaataaaaactaattcgatctcacaaatttagtagaaccaaatcctccgttgttcttgactagacaaatttagccacgcctcatgagaaaatcttcCAGTAATTCCACTGAGGTCCAGGCCATCAAAAGAGCCAAGAAAGAATAAAAACtaaactatgctaaaaactaaaactaaaactattgatTGATAAGAGTTCTCTGTATGTTTGTCTCCTTTTTAAAGCCAACAATGACTAAAACTTCTTATCCCTGTGGTCCCCTGCTGAAATTGAGAATCAACCCAAAAGTGGGACTCTACCGAATTCCTTGCTTTTAGTTTCCTATTGCCCGTAGGACTCCAATCTCCTAATTAGCAAAggaaatgcaatctctttgtagTACCATGTGGGCCCGATTGTTTGAAATCCCAATTATCTCCAAAAAGTCCCtcatttttgtagttttctgtttcacttcctgaaattaagtcaaataccaaatataagtaaatattaataattaaaacaatatttggcaaggataaagggaaaaattaacaataaaataaccaacaattaacaccctatcagcTGTGTTTGAAGCGCCCTATGCTGTTTGAGAGGTGAAAAGTTCATTAAATGAAAGGGCGATTCTGTCCCAACTCCCAAGAGTGAAGATAATCGTTCATCAGAAATCAATTCAGATGCTTAACTAAATAAGTTGTATTTCAGATGAAAATGGAGGGGACTTAAATATAAAACCCAATTGTCCCAGTTGCCAAAGGAGAAGCTTACTGATAGAAGGACAACTTTAGCTTAGTAGAAGATTATTCTTCAACAAAACTTCATTCAGACGCTGTTAAGAAGAGTTTTCGCTTGGCTAAAACTGCAGTGATGAAATCATCTATAGCTTGAAAAGAAGATCCCTTGTGTCCTTCCTCTTCCCTTACAACAGCCCTTATCAACTATCTTATCTCAAGtgcctttcttttcatttcctcTCCATTTCCTCCTTTCTCCATTAAAGTATTTATTACCATCTCCACATCCTCCTTCTGTAGATGGCTCTGTAATCCCCCAGTTAACTCAATACCAACTCCCATCTCCTCCATGATCATCTTTGAATTGTACCCTTGTTCAGCTGCAAGTGGCCAACCAATAATGGGCACACCATGGCTCGAGCTTTCCCTGATTGAATTCCATCCACAATGACTAAAAAATGCTCCTGTTGACTTGTGACAAAGAATCTCCAATTGGGGTGCCAATTTATGCATCAACAATCCTTGATTTGTTTGTGCCATTCTTTCTTCAAAACCTTGCGGCCGTACCAGTCAGCCTTGAATTCTCCTTTAGGATCAAAACCAAAGGGAGTCCTTATGGCCCAAATGAATAGTTTCCCAGAGTCTTCTAACCCCATAGCTAATGCCATCATCTGAGGAGGACTAACAGTTCTGGGAACTGAATGAGATGTAAGAACAGAACACTCAGAATTCCAGCCATTCCAGGCATTGTTCATTAGGCAATCCTGGTTCTCTGCCGCTGTGCTGCTGACAGATGATTTTGGATTCTGAAGAAGAATCTTGTTGAAGCATCTGTGGTGGAAGAATAAGTCCAATGCACCAAACAGGGAGCTTTATGTCCTTCCTCAGCGCAGCCAAGCCAAAAGGCTCAATTTCCTCCACTCTATTGCTTAACAATCCAAGAGATCTCAAAGAATTTGTTATATGTGGCTGAAAGTACTTTTGACCATTCATCAGTCCCCTCTACAGCTTGCAGATATCTATGCAGATGGGTCATATGGAACCGGCATGAATCAGGAAAACCTGGAACACTGAACTCAACTTTGCCAGAGGAACGATGATGGAGGTTCTGCCATATTGAAACATAGGCAGCACTTCCATGGGCACCACTTGACATTAAGAGGGGTGTTAACAAGGGTGATGGTAGAGCCAGTTCTTTGTTGAATTTTCTTTGCTAAAGCTAGGAAAGGGATTAGATGTCCATGAGCCATGAATGGCAGCATCACTATATATTCCTTCAAGCCAGGTATCTTCCCTGTATTTTCAGGATAAGAAAGTTTGATGCCTTTTAGATCTTAACTGCTTGTGGTGTGATTGTGTGTGTGAAAAGCAAGGAAGAAGATTTGCAAGCTCAAACAGCGTAGTCAACAATTGTCTCACCAATTAGATGCTTTATTCATAGGATTCATTTTTGTGATTTGAGTGGTGAAAATAACATATTAATTATTCATGGCATATTTGTGGTTTTAAGCATCAACATTGACTTGACAACCGTTAGCTTTACTATTGAATCAGTGACCTTGACCCAGTAATATTTCTAGTTCAATTAACCGGTTGGATAAACTGTTTGCCAACCTAAGGATGGAGGAGTATGGGGCGTTCGCATTCTGGTAACTATAATTGAAGCAATTCTTTCAAAAGCGAGATGAAATTTGCTCACTATGGACGACTCGCCTTGGAAAAAGGTCCTTCATGCAAAGTATTGTCGTCTCCCCAAATCAGAACTCATCTAGTTGCTCCTACATATCAAGCAGCATCAGAAGCTGCTCAGATTTTCTTATGCACAAAGAATTCAATTTTGGCTAGACGGGGTGATTCTTGATACGGCAATTGAATCTTTTCAATTCCGTCTTAAGCAATTGAGGTATAGAGTTAGGGAGTAATATACACTAAAGGACTGCAAATGGCCGGTGCTCCAACAGGTTTTGCCGAATGATTTACTTCTTGTCATTGTTGAAGATTGTAATAGTGAAGATTTGCTTTGATGGGGATTTTCTAACTCAGGGACCTTTTCAGTTAAATCAGCTTACGAGACATGAAGTTAATGACTTCAAAAAATTGCAAGGCATATACCAACAAAGCACTGCTTGGTGCTGAGACTTGGTATACACTATAGGTGATaaatcaacccacttaactaaatttatccatatccgtccatgaatagatgggtatgagtattttaaatttttgtatataggtataaatgagttacccaataatatccatttaataaatgggtattattggataacccatcaaacccaattaacccatttagaattctcttcccccacccatttttttttcaaatttttcattttgtcatgatgttaactacttttgtttcattattattatttgttggttttattttattattttattttctcttagtttgttaacttgctcatttttcagcaataccaatttatgataagttttagcctcttttcttatctttctaaaatgaaattttaaatttatatgtgaataaaatgttaggggttcaaaatttttggattaagtttttacattaacttttatagtacttagttcaaaattttatattattattattcaattattaaataatatgtaattttgtgacatagagtataaatagaaaaaaattggtaattaggcttattgagcattataaataaatatttaaaactaatgatgggtacaaagagcggtataaattggtaacttagtttgcaaaaatgaattgaaatgagtttacaaaatgttaaaataaatggattataaatgaGTAATtaggttacccaattcattttttgacttacctaTTTGTgtccatctaattaaatgggtataaatacgttgactcacttatacccattacccattttattcaatccaaatccgtctaagtcacccattttgacacctctagtaTATACTAATCCAGTAAAAAGATACACAAAATATTGTAAATGTAGTAGGGGCATGACAGAGACTTGTGTAACAGAGGATCCTTTACCTCCTAATCTCATATAGAAAGTTCGAGTTCTCTTAAGACGAAATTCAGGAGTGCAAATCATTGCAATTTTAGAGGGAATACGAttcttgtgcttttttttttttttttttttaaacatcaGTCTTAATTTGCAACTCAGTGTTAAGTCATTCTTGTcatctaatgagatgggtgcAACTCACAATGGATTAAGTAGTTTTATAATTTCGACTTCGGCCTTCCTCtgactaaaaagaaaaaggattgatgaaccatttaattaattaatttggcCAAAAATGTTTGAATAATTTGATTTAGATCAATTGGACAGTCAACATTTTGTATAAAAGCAAGTGCATTCAGTCATTATTATGCACCTATAAGCCTGCAATGGCTTTGCTCATGTTTAAGAAGTGATGCTTATGCTTGGGCGTATATGTCTAGGGATGTAAACGAATCTAATCAAGTCAAATATTCTATTGTTCaagattgtttgattattttaataagtttgaaattttgttcaaaattgatttgtttatttgtcGAATCGAGATTGAACGAgttttttatgaaatttaaaaattatcaaATATAAAATGCTTTTCAAGATTGATTTGACTAGTTAGTGAATCAAGTTGAACAACTCTTATCAAATCAAACTCGATTTGAATATCGACTAGTTTGACTCACCTTTTAGTTCTTTTTACATCAACAGACATAATTGGTGATGAAATTTGGGGGATATATATATTTGCCGTCTCAAATACATTGTTTTCGTCAACATCTGCATTCAAAAAATGGCCCTCTTAAATACATTCTTTTCATCAACAACAGCATTCAAGAAATAGTTATGGACTAGTTAAAATATGAACTTTGATTTACAAGGAGATAATAAAAAGCAGATCAAAGACTATTCAGACCGAAAACAATgtcatattattattactttgaGGATGATAAAATTACGATACATTTCCAATATCTTGATTTTCCCCCTGTACTAGTTCGGGTTTCAATTCCATAAACTCTATTAGCTATGCGGAGTTTATTTTTACATAGAATACATACTCTACATCATATTATCTTCTGCTTATGCCTGATTGTGCTATTTAGGGGTAAAAACAGTGAGGCACTGCGGTCTGCATTTAATAGGAGACAAGATACCTGCAAAAAAACCAAAAACATCATCCAAGTTCTACATGTCTGATTCATCTATTAatttaacaagaaaagaaatggaaaagagACTCATATTGCCACGGTTAATCACAAAGAAGTTACTTTGATGGTTCACGAGTTGATATCAACCTGGAAATAAAGAGCATTGTTGGCCTACATTGAGGATCAACATGTAGACATTCTCTTGCTAGTTTGAGAACGGATATCAGAatcttttcaatttcttgattggGATATAGAAGTCTTTGGTCTAGCAAGTCTCTCAGTTCTATCTTTTCAGGCTTTGAAGACATTAGATGAGCAATCAAGTCACCAGGATGCTTTCCTTTGATTACTTCCATTGTTAGCACCCCAAAGCTATAAACGTCACACTTTTCGTTAACTTTCATTGTGTAGGCAAATTCTACAAGACAAATTTGGAAAATTATGTTGTCATAACATGTGATCATTCTTGGATTTACCAGTTAACAAATtaatgaaaggaaaagaaaagtaaaacctTTATAATTACCTGGTGCAACATATCCATAGGTGCCAGCGAGAGAGCTCCAGTTAGATGAGTTTCTTCTGAGAAACTTGGAAGTGCCAAAATCTGAAACATGAGCCTCGCATTCTGGATCAAGCAAAATGTTGTTGCTTGATATGTCTCGGTGTACAATTGGTGGTGAACAATCATGATGCATATAAGATAAAGCATGAGCGACGCCTTTGATGATTTTCAACCTCTTTAGCCAGTCTAGTTCCTTAGCTTCTTCTTCTATGCTCAAGATTTTGGCCAAGCTTCCCCTTTCGAGGTACTCATAAACCAAAATTGAATGCTGAGCATTTGAGCAGAAGCCAAAGAGTTTCACAATGTTCCGATGCTTGATTTCTGTCAAGGCCCTGATCTCATTCAAGAAACTTTTATCCTTTGCCACATTAGGCACGTCGTGAGGTCTTTTTACAGCTACTACCTCGCCTGATGGAAGCTGTGCTTTGTAAACACTTCCACAACCTCCTTTCCCAATGCAAAATATTTCACTGAACTCTTGTGTACATCTtacgatttccttatacaatGCTTTGCCATCATAAGCACATATGGCAAATAAACTGCCCTTCTTCACCTCCACATCTTCCACTCTCGAATTTCTTTTTCTCCGATTATTCAATTTCAGAGCACCGAACAATAAACCAAGAAGTATGAATGATCCCAGAAGAGGTAACACAATTATGAGAACAAATTCCTTCCTTTTATCCTTGGCATGCTTTTTAATCAACCGGGAACTTTCACAGGCTCGTAACCCTGTAATATTGCCACACAAACCTTTATTTCCCTTTACTTCTTCTAAGGTTAGATTCACAAAGGCTCTACCACTCGGAATTGGACCCTCCAAATTATTAAAAGAAAGATTAATGTGCAATAAACCAGGCATTTCTGCCAAAGCCTTTGGGATCAAACCAGAGAGGTTATTCTGGGAGAGATCCAATGTCCACAAACTCTGCAAATTTTGAAACTCAGATGGTATCTCTCCTGTGAGGAAATTTTGACTCAAATCCAGTTCAGAAAGTTGGGTTAACTCCCCAATCTGCAATGGAATCCTTTGACTTAAAATGTTGTTGCTCAGGTTCATGTGAAACAAGTGCTTCATATCACCCAAATTTTCAGGTAGAGCTCCACTCAAGGAGTTTGTGGACAGGTCTAGAAATTCCAT
This Coffea arabica cultivar ET-39 chromosome 3e, Coffea Arabica ET-39 HiFi, whole genome shotgun sequence DNA region includes the following protein-coding sequences:
- the LOC113737384 gene encoding uncharacterized protein gives rise to the protein MGSFKIISISYLVVILFPSFHPKCGASASAEEAAALLKWKASFLNQNNSFLTSWNLQSGNAKNSSVLPCTWAGISCIDGSVNRLNLSDWSIKGSIPVSIGNFSNLRILFLRENQFSGTIPQELGNLNELVVLELDHNQFFGPLPKLLCQSGMLQNITVSGNMLTGPIPRSLKNCSSLLRARFDGNRFQGNLLEMFGIYPFLDFIDLSNNEFYGELSRNWGKCKLLKTLQVAENNITGGIPPEIGNLTQLHALDLSSNYLSGEIPKAVGKLASMLKLDLHHNQLAGGIPQEFGVLMEFLDLSTNSLSGALPENLGDMKHLFHMNLSNNILSQRIPLQIGELTQLSELDLSQNFLTGEIPSEFQNLQSLWTLDLSQNNLSGLIPKALAEMPGLLHINLSFNNLEGPIPSGRAFVNLTLEEVKGNKGLCGNITGLRACESSRLIKKHAKDKRKEFVLIIVLPLLGSFILLGLLFGALKLNNRRKRNSRVEDVEVKKGSLFAICAYDGKALYKEIVRCTQEFSEIFCIGKGGCGSVYKAQLPSGEVVAVKRPHDVPNVAKDKSFLNEIRALTEIKHRNIVKLFGFCSNAQHSILVYEYLERGSLAKILSIEEEAKELDWLKRLKIIKGVAHALSYMHHDCSPPIVHRDISSNNILLDPECEAHVSDFGTSKFLRRNSSNWSSLAGTYGYVAPEFAYTMKVNEKCDVYSFGVLTMEVIKGKHPGDLIAHLMSSKPEKIELRDLLDQRLLYPNQEIEKILISVLKLARECLHVDPQCRPTMLFISRYLVSY